From the genome of Palaemon carinicauda isolate YSFRI2023 chromosome 6, ASM3689809v2, whole genome shotgun sequence, one region includes:
- the LOC137643322 gene encoding uncharacterized protein produces MESKRRRENEGEKKEEGTRRRENEGGKMEEGKRREMEAGKWRRENGGKWRQENGGGKTEEGTLKRENEEGKTYERKRRREKRRKKNEGRKTKGKTEEGKTEEETTKEGKRRRENDEWDKISG; encoded by the coding sequence ATGGAGAGTAAACGAAGGAGGGAAAATGAAGGAGAGAAAAAGGAGGAGGGAACACGAAGGAGGGAAAATGAAGGAGGGAAAATGGAGGAGGGAAAACGGAGGGAAATGGAGGCAGGAAAATGGAGGAGGGAAAACGGAGGGAAATGGAGGCAGGAAAATGGAGGAGGGAAAACGGAGGAGGGGACACTAAAGAGGGAGAACGAAGAAGGGAAAACGTACGAGAGAAAACGGAGGAGGGAAAAACGTAGGAAGAAAAACGAAGGAAGAAAAACGAAGGGAAAAACGGAGGAGGGAAAAACGGAGGAGGAAACAACGAAGGAGGGAAAACGGAGGAGGGAAAACGATGAATGGGATAAGATATCGGGATAG